A genome region from Streptomyces antimycoticus includes the following:
- a CDS encoding sarcosine oxidase subunit delta: MLLISCPWCGPRDETEYHYGGQAHVPYPGNPADLTDEEWAAYVFYRDNPKGPFAERWMHGTGCRRWFNVLRDTVSYEVLAAYRLDEPRPALPGRADVHQPAEPAGGNR; this comes from the coding sequence GTGCTGCTGATCAGTTGCCCATGGTGCGGTCCTCGCGACGAGACCGAATACCACTACGGGGGACAGGCCCACGTCCCCTACCCCGGAAACCCCGCGGACCTCACCGACGAGGAGTGGGCCGCGTATGTCTTCTACCGCGACAACCCCAAGGGGCCGTTCGCCGAGCGGTGGATGCACGGGACCGGCTGCCGCCGCTGGTTCAACGTCCTGCGCGACACGGTGAGCTACGAAGTGCTGGCCGCCTACCGGCTCGACGAGCCCCGCCCCGCACTGCCCGGCCGGGCGGATGTCCACCAGCCCGCCGAACCGGCCGGAGGCAACCGATGA
- a CDS encoding sarcosine oxidase subunit beta family protein produces the protein MTATPLPEHPDFLWRTPEPRSSYDVVIVGAGGHGLATAYYLARNHGITNVAVLEKGWLAGGNMARNTTIIRSNYLWDESAAIYEHALGLWERLPEELDYDFLFSQRGVLNLAHTLQDVREGVRRVNANRLNGVDAHWLEPDEAAKVCPILNVSPRTRYPVLGATFQPRAGIAKHDHVAWALARRADEMGVDLIQGCEVTGFLKDGDRVVGVETSRGRILAGRVGLAVAGHSSVLAERAGVRLPVQSHPLQALVSELHEPVHPTVVMSNHVHVYVSQAHKGELVMGAGVDAYNGYGQRGSFHVIERQMAAAVELFPVFARAHVLRTWGGIVDVTPDASPIIGTTPVEDLYVNCGWGTGGFKATPAAGWTFAHTIATGEPHPLNAPFALGRFTTGALIDEHGAAAVAH, from the coding sequence ATGACCGCCACGCCGCTGCCGGAGCACCCGGACTTCCTCTGGCGCACCCCCGAGCCGCGCTCCTCCTACGACGTCGTCATCGTCGGCGCGGGAGGCCACGGCCTGGCCACCGCCTACTACCTCGCCCGGAACCACGGCATCACCAATGTCGCCGTCCTGGAGAAGGGCTGGCTGGCCGGTGGCAACATGGCACGCAACACCACGATCATCCGCTCGAACTACCTGTGGGACGAGAGCGCGGCGATCTACGAGCACGCGCTGGGGCTGTGGGAACGGCTTCCGGAGGAGCTGGACTACGACTTCCTGTTCAGCCAGCGCGGCGTCCTCAATCTGGCGCACACCCTCCAGGACGTCCGCGAGGGCGTGCGCCGGGTCAACGCCAACCGCCTCAACGGAGTCGACGCCCACTGGCTGGAGCCGGACGAGGCCGCCAAGGTCTGCCCCATCCTCAATGTCTCGCCCCGCACCCGCTATCCGGTCCTCGGCGCCACCTTCCAGCCGCGGGCCGGTATCGCCAAGCACGACCACGTCGCCTGGGCGCTGGCCCGCCGGGCCGATGAGATGGGGGTGGATCTGATCCAGGGGTGCGAGGTCACCGGTTTCCTCAAGGACGGCGACCGGGTCGTGGGCGTCGAGACCAGCCGCGGCCGTATCCTCGCCGGCCGGGTCGGTCTCGCGGTCGCCGGGCACAGCAGTGTGCTGGCCGAGCGGGCCGGCGTCCGGCTGCCGGTGCAGTCCCATCCGCTCCAGGCGCTCGTCTCCGAACTGCACGAACCGGTGCACCCCACCGTGGTGATGTCCAACCACGTGCACGTGTACGTCTCCCAGGCGCACAAGGGCGAGCTGGTGATGGGCGCGGGCGTCGACGCCTACAACGGCTATGGGCAGCGCGGCTCGTTCCATGTGATCGAGCGGCAGATGGCCGCCGCCGTCGAGCTGTTCCCGGTCTTCGCCCGTGCGCATGTGCTGCGGACCTGGGGCGGCATCGTCGATGTCACACCGGACGCCTCCCCGATCATCGGCACCACCCCCGTCGAGGACCTCTACGTCAACTGCGGCTGGGGCACCGGCGGTTTCAAGGCCACCCCGGCCGCCGGCTGGACCTTCGCCCACACCATCGCCACCGGCGAGCCACATCCGCTGAACGCCCCCTTCGCCCTCGGACGCTTTACGACGGGCGCGTTGATCGACGAACACGGCGCCGCGGCCGTGGCCCACTGA